In the genome of Mytilus edulis chromosome 3, xbMytEdul2.2, whole genome shotgun sequence, one region contains:
- the LOC139516021 gene encoding fos-related antigen 1-like isoform X1 — MWQNFSNFYGRNSSRYVVPSVSYGVTSASTPTSLLTPSTLSNLEQTFIELQSVPVNSGQNPLTQSGFLPPVVDLHDRSNDGYDYGDSSDSDWTPSKKSRVSESGDSHVTTSYMMSSGPGRKGGRRRNDENLSAEEEERRRIRRERNKLAAAKCRQRRVDHTNRLVNETDGLEKERDNLEIEIQSLQQEKDQLEFILQAHTPVCKVEKQDKQEYSPRTLKIKSEPLEGSCVNACASTRPSTLSFKSEKAMGIPITTPSNGFYFTLDNMVDHTGLTPITNGPNTCSTEASRTTSDSSAENVNSPTLISL; from the exons ATGTGGcaaaatttttctaatttttatggaAGAAATAGTTCACGG tATGTTGTGCCTTCAGTATCTTATGGTGTTACATCAGCTTCAACACCGACATCGCTTCTTACGCCTTCAACATTATCAAACCTTGAACAAACATTCATAGAATTACAATCAGTACCTGTTAATTCAGGTCAAAACCCTTTAACTCAGAGTGGATTTTTACCACCAGTTGTTGACCTACACGACAGGTCAAATGATGGGTATGATTATGGCGATAGCAGCGATTCGGATTGGACTCCTAGTAAGAAATCGAGAGTGTCAGAATCAGGAGACTCTCATGTCACTACTTCATATATGATGTCAAGTGGACCTGGCCGCAAAGGAGGGCGAAGAAGAAATGATGAAAAT TTATCAGCAGAGGAAGAAGAACGGAGAAGGATTAGACGAGAGAGAAACAAACTAGCTGCAGCTAAGTGTCGCCAAAGAAGGGTTGACCATACAAATAGACTTGTAAAT GAAACTGATGGATTGGAAAAAGAAAGAGATAATTTGGAAATAGAAATTCAGTCTCTTCAGCAAGAGAAGGATCAGTTGGAATTCATTTTGCAAGCTCACACACCAGTGTGCAAGGTTGAAAAACAAGATAAGCAAGAGTATAGTCCCCGTACACTTAAAATCAAATCTGAACCATTAGAAGGCAGTTGTGTGAATGCATGTGCTTCAACAAGACCAAGTACTCTATCTTTTAAATCTGAAAAAGCTATGGGCATTCCAATTACAACGCCATCAAACGGATTTTATTTCACATTAGACAATATGGTTGATCATACTGGCCTTACACCAATAACTAATGGTCCAAATACATGCAGTACTGAAGCATCAAGAACAACGAGTGACAGTAGTGCTGAAAATGTTAATTCTCCTACACTAATTTCATTATAA
- the LOC139516021 gene encoding fos-related antigen 1-like isoform X2 — protein MYNSAAEKGENYSEESKYVAKILSNMSNASSVSSYVVPSVSYGVTSASTPTSLLTPSTLSNLEQTFIELQSVPVNSGQNPLTQSGFLPPVVDLHDRSNDGYDYGDSSDSDWTPSKKSRVSESGDSHVTTSYMMSSGPGRKGGRRRNDENLSAEEEERRRIRRERNKLAAAKCRQRRVDHTNRLVNETDGLEKERDNLEIEIQSLQQEKDQLEFILQAHTPVCKVEKQDKQEYSPRTLKIKSEPLEGSCVNACASTRPSTLSFKSEKAMGIPITTPSNGFYFTLDNMVDHTGLTPITNGPNTCSTEASRTTSDSSAENVNSPTLISL, from the exons ATGTACAATAGTGCAGCCGAAAAAGGAGAAAACTATAGTGAAGAATCAAAATACGTGGCGAAGATTCTTTCCAACATGTCTAACGCCTCATCAGTCAGTTCA tATGTTGTGCCTTCAGTATCTTATGGTGTTACATCAGCTTCAACACCGACATCGCTTCTTACGCCTTCAACATTATCAAACCTTGAACAAACATTCATAGAATTACAATCAGTACCTGTTAATTCAGGTCAAAACCCTTTAACTCAGAGTGGATTTTTACCACCAGTTGTTGACCTACACGACAGGTCAAATGATGGGTATGATTATGGCGATAGCAGCGATTCGGATTGGACTCCTAGTAAGAAATCGAGAGTGTCAGAATCAGGAGACTCTCATGTCACTACTTCATATATGATGTCAAGTGGACCTGGCCGCAAAGGAGGGCGAAGAAGAAATGATGAAAAT TTATCAGCAGAGGAAGAAGAACGGAGAAGGATTAGACGAGAGAGAAACAAACTAGCTGCAGCTAAGTGTCGCCAAAGAAGGGTTGACCATACAAATAGACTTGTAAAT GAAACTGATGGATTGGAAAAAGAAAGAGATAATTTGGAAATAGAAATTCAGTCTCTTCAGCAAGAGAAGGATCAGTTGGAATTCATTTTGCAAGCTCACACACCAGTGTGCAAGGTTGAAAAACAAGATAAGCAAGAGTATAGTCCCCGTACACTTAAAATCAAATCTGAACCATTAGAAGGCAGTTGTGTGAATGCATGTGCTTCAACAAGACCAAGTACTCTATCTTTTAAATCTGAAAAAGCTATGGGCATTCCAATTACAACGCCATCAAACGGATTTTATTTCACATTAGACAATATGGTTGATCATACTGGCCTTACACCAATAACTAATGGTCCAAATACATGCAGTACTGAAGCATCAAGAACAACGAGTGACAGTAGTGCTGAAAATGTTAATTCTCCTACACTAATTTCATTATAA